Within the Aeromicrobium sp. Root236 genome, the region GCCGCACCGATGGCTGCAGGACTACGGCTGGCGCAAGCCCGGCGAGGGCGAGGTGACCGCCGGCGTCAGGTACTACCAGCGGCTCGGCGCACTGATGGGCATCAAGGACATCCCGCGGGATCTCGCCGGGTTCGAGGAGTTGATGGACTCGTACGAGGCGGAGCACTTCGCGCCCGATCCCAAGACCCGCGCGGTCGCCGACGCGACGCTGGAGCTGCTCGTCTCGTTCTATCCACGTGTTCTCGCCAAGCCGGTCGAGGTGTTCAGCCGGGCGTTGATGGACGACGCGCTGCTCGCAGCATTCGGCTACGAGAAGCCGTCACGCCTCGTCGTGACGCTGGCCCGCGGTGGCCTGCGGCTGCGAGGTCACGTCGAGCGGTTCATGCCGCCGCGCCGCAAGCCCCAGTACGCCCGCGACCTCAAGCGCATCAAGTCCTACCCCGGGGGATTCATGGTGGAGCGCCTCGGCACCTTCCCCTCGACGATGCCGCAGATGGACGACGTCGCCTGAGTTGGACATCCGCGTGACTTTCGTGACGCACGTCTCGTTATGACTCCCAAGTAACTTGGGAGGCTTCATGCGGCCGGTCTCACGCCACCGTCACTTCTGGCCCATCACGGTCGCGGTCACCACGATCGCCGTCACGATGGGCTCGTTCCCCGCCTACGCGAGCTGGGCGCAGCAGTTCCACGACCGGCCGGCCCAGGCGGCGACCGCGAGCGGCGGCGTGATCGACGAGTCGAAGCCCCACACGCACAAC harbors:
- a CDS encoding oxygenase MpaB family protein encodes the protein MRRDHWQRRIAELDPETQYEEIARIGLHHEFPWDYQQALSFALFRTYAVPSIGRLLYDTGEFTERTQKRHDDTALVLESVLVDGMESQDGRAAVRRMNQMHGSYDISNDDLRYVLATFVVVPHRWLQDYGWRKPGEGEVTAGVRYYQRLGALMGIKDIPRDLAGFEELMDSYEAEHFAPDPKTRAVADATLELLVSFYPRVLAKPVEVFSRALMDDALLAAFGYEKPSRLVVTLARGGLRLRGHVERFMPPRRKPQYARDLKRIKSYPGGFMVERLGTFPSTMPQMDDVA